From Fundidesulfovibrio soli, the proteins below share one genomic window:
- a CDS encoding RNA recognition motif domain-containing protein: MSKKLYVGNLSFSSTEDDVRNAFSAFGEVYNVSLITDRETGRLRGFGFVEMDEEGAKAAIQGMDGKELGGRTLKVNEAQEKPRSGGGGGYNRGGGGGGRW; encoded by the coding sequence ATGTCTAAGAAACTTTATGTCGGCAACCTGTCCTTTTCCTCCACCGAAGACGATGTCCGCAACGCCTTCTCCGCTTTCGGCGAAGTCTACAACGTCAGCCTGATCACCGATCGCGAGACCGGCCGCCTGCGCGGCTTCGGCTTTGTCGAGATGGACGAGGAAGGCGCCAAGGCCGCCATCCAGGGCATGGACGGCAAGGAGCTCGGCGGCCGCACCCTGAAGGTTAACGAAGCCCAGGAGAAGCCCCGCAGCGGTGGCGGCGGCGGCTACAACCGCGGCGGCGGTGGCGGCGGCCGCTGGTAG
- a CDS encoding molybdenum cofactor biosynthesis protein MoaE: MDISKAIAELKGMPGFTEKVGMVLVHNGVVRATSRNEGKAVERLEVHPDRDKIEAICREIESRQGIFAVRSVAKDGVFQPGEDLLFIIVAGDIRENVLSALTDALNRIKAEAVSKCEHCEVA, translated from the coding sequence TTGGACATTTCCAAGGCCATTGCCGAATTGAAGGGGATGCCGGGCTTCACCGAGAAGGTGGGCATGGTGCTGGTGCACAACGGCGTGGTCCGCGCCACCTCGCGCAACGAGGGCAAGGCCGTGGAGCGCCTGGAGGTGCACCCCGACCGGGACAAGATCGAGGCCATCTGCCGCGAGATCGAATCCCGCCAGGGCATCTTCGCGGTGCGTTCCGTGGCCAAGGACGGGGTGTTCCAGCCCGGGGAGGACCTGCTGTTCATCATCGTCGCCGGGGACATTCGGGAGAACGTGCTCTCCGCCCTGACCGACGCCCTGAACCGCATCAAGGCCGAGGCGGTGAGCAAATGCGAACACTGCGAGGTCGCCTGA
- a CDS encoding sigma 54-interacting transcriptional regulator has translation MPHQAMQTRHPATAPYTPDDVLHSLSRGVLNVDAACRIVSFNAYAASLLELDAARDRGQHLPDPLQELTVRLRACLEGEPAPPALVNVDGRMLQLEASPIRRKGGVVGATALMGEPGPCGLPVPEIPLRAVLESVSEGIWICDGQGTILDINRESQRLNSVRATDYVGRSIRCILDEGLVDHSVTLDVLRYKRQSSIIQRITKTGKQLLVTGSPVFGDDGEISMVVVNERDVTELNALREGLQNARKVEEKFRNELAELSMLELRQKEIVADSPAMRHCLHALLKLANMDASRILILGESGTGKGLLAKFLHQHSPRAKKPFVPINCPAVPENLFEAELFGYEKGAFTGALKEGKAGLIELAKDGTLFLDEVGDIPLSVQAKLLKYLDDYELRRLGGSLSKKVVCGVVAATNCDLERLVEQKRFRKDLFFRLNTFIVRIAPLRERREDIFGLAEFYLAGCNTRYSKSKRISPRAIRLLESHDFPGNVRELVGIIQKAFVMSEGDDITEAIEEALGVAPALGAPRGLVASTDQASVLALKHAAARCRTTREMAACLGVSQSTVVRKLAKYGIRLSDSQMNQDLVS, from the coding sequence ATGCCCCATCAAGCCATGCAAACCAGGCATCCGGCCACGGCGCCCTACACGCCGGACGACGTGCTGCACTCGCTGTCGCGCGGCGTGCTCAACGTGGACGCCGCCTGCCGGATCGTCTCCTTCAACGCCTACGCCGCAAGCCTGCTGGAACTGGACGCCGCGCGCGACCGGGGCCAGCACCTCCCCGACCCTCTGCAGGAGCTGACGGTCCGCCTGCGCGCCTGCCTGGAGGGGGAGCCAGCGCCCCCGGCCCTGGTCAACGTGGACGGCAGGATGCTCCAGTTGGAGGCGTCGCCCATCAGGCGCAAGGGCGGGGTGGTGGGGGCCACGGCCCTCATGGGCGAACCGGGGCCCTGCGGCCTGCCCGTGCCCGAGATCCCCTTGCGCGCCGTGCTGGAGTCGGTCTCCGAGGGCATCTGGATCTGCGACGGCCAGGGCACCATCCTGGACATCAACCGCGAATCCCAGCGCCTCAACTCCGTGCGCGCCACCGACTACGTGGGCCGCAGCATCCGCTGCATCCTGGACGAAGGCCTGGTGGACCACTCCGTCACCCTGGACGTACTGCGCTACAAGCGCCAGTCCAGCATCATCCAGCGCATCACCAAGACCGGCAAGCAGCTCCTGGTCACGGGTTCGCCGGTGTTCGGCGACGACGGCGAGATCTCCATGGTCGTGGTCAACGAGCGCGACGTCACCGAGCTCAACGCCCTGCGCGAAGGACTGCAGAACGCCCGCAAGGTGGAGGAGAAGTTCCGCAACGAGCTGGCCGAGCTCTCCATGCTGGAGCTCCGGCAGAAGGAGATCGTGGCGGACAGCCCGGCCATGCGCCACTGCCTGCACGCCCTGCTCAAGCTGGCCAACATGGACGCCTCGCGCATCCTGATCCTGGGCGAGTCCGGCACGGGCAAGGGGCTTCTGGCCAAGTTCCTGCACCAGCACAGCCCCCGGGCCAAGAAGCCCTTCGTGCCCATCAACTGCCCCGCCGTGCCCGAAAACCTCTTCGAGGCCGAGCTGTTCGGCTACGAAAAGGGCGCGTTCACCGGCGCCCTCAAGGAGGGCAAGGCCGGCCTGATCGAGCTGGCCAAGGACGGCACCCTCTTTCTGGACGAGGTGGGCGACATCCCGCTCTCGGTGCAGGCCAAGCTGCTCAAATACCTCGACGACTACGAACTGCGCCGCCTGGGCGGGTCGCTCTCCAAGAAGGTTGTCTGCGGCGTGGTGGCCGCCACCAACTGCGACCTGGAGCGGCTGGTGGAGCAGAAACGCTTCCGCAAGGACCTCTTCTTCCGCCTGAACACCTTCATCGTGCGCATAGCGCCCCTGCGCGAGCGCCGCGAGGACATCTTCGGCCTGGCCGAGTTCTACCTGGCCGGGTGCAACACGCGCTACAGCAAGAGCAAACGGATATCGCCCAGGGCCATCCGCCTGCTGGAGTCCCACGACTTCCCCGGCAACGTGCGCGAACTGGTGGGCATCATCCAGAAGGCCTTCGTGATGAGCGAAGGGGACGACATCACGGAGGCCATCGAAGAGGCCCTGGGCGTGGCCCCGGCCCTGGGAGCCCCGCGCGGCCTTGTGGCGAGCACGGACCAGGCCAGCGTCCTGGCGCTCAAGCACGCCGCGGCCCGCTGCAGGACCACGCGCGAGATGGCCGCGTGCCTGGGCGTGAGCCAGTCCACCGTGGTGCGCAAACTTGCCAAGTACGGGATCAGGCTTTCTGATTCACAAATGAATCAAGACCTGGTTTCATAA
- the gabT gene encoding 4-aminobutyrate--2-oxoglutarate transaminase, protein MRDRYVPKGPFNASRYIAASANGAMITDIDGRELIDFAGGIGVVNVGHCHPKVVAAIKEQAEKFIHTCFHIVMYEPYIKLAKKLCELAPGDFEKMALFANSGAEAVENTVKIARCHTKRQGVVVFEGGFHGRTLLTMSMTSKVKPYKFGFGPFAPEVYRMPYAYCYRCPIGLDRKTCNAACADLLKDFFIGHAAAESVAALVVEPVLGEGGFVSPPSLYFQKLAAICRDNGIVFVADEVQTGFGRTGEYFAMTHHNVAADMTSVAKSLGGGMPISGVVGRREIVDAPQVGGTGGTYGGNPLSCASALAVIEAFEEDKLLERGRALGEKLQARFASWMQKYEIIGEERGLGPMRALELVTDRETKAPATTQAKALVKYCVDRGLLLLSCGTHGNVIRTLMPLVITDEQLERGLAILEEGFSELAKGTL, encoded by the coding sequence ATGCGCGACCGCTACGTGCCCAAGGGCCCGTTCAACGCGAGCCGCTACATCGCCGCCTCCGCCAACGGGGCCATGATCACCGACATTGACGGCCGTGAACTGATCGACTTCGCCGGGGGCATCGGCGTGGTCAACGTGGGGCACTGCCACCCCAAGGTTGTGGCCGCCATCAAGGAGCAGGCCGAGAAGTTCATCCACACCTGTTTCCACATCGTCATGTACGAGCCCTACATCAAGCTGGCCAAGAAGCTCTGCGAGCTGGCCCCGGGCGACTTCGAGAAGATGGCCCTGTTCGCCAACTCCGGCGCCGAGGCCGTGGAGAACACCGTCAAGATCGCGCGGTGCCACACCAAGCGCCAGGGCGTCGTCGTGTTCGAGGGCGGCTTCCACGGCCGCACCCTGCTGACCATGAGCATGACCAGCAAGGTCAAGCCCTACAAGTTCGGCTTCGGCCCCTTCGCCCCCGAAGTGTACCGCATGCCTTACGCCTACTGCTACCGCTGCCCCATCGGCCTCGACCGCAAGACCTGCAACGCCGCCTGCGCCGACCTCCTCAAGGACTTCTTCATCGGCCACGCCGCCGCCGAGAGCGTGGCCGCCCTCGTGGTGGAGCCGGTGCTCGGCGAGGGCGGGTTCGTCTCGCCCCCCAGCCTCTATTTCCAGAAGCTGGCCGCCATCTGCCGCGACAACGGCATCGTCTTCGTGGCCGACGAAGTGCAGACGGGTTTCGGCCGCACCGGCGAGTACTTCGCCATGACCCACCACAACGTGGCCGCCGACATGACCAGCGTGGCCAAGAGCCTGGGCGGCGGCATGCCCATCTCCGGCGTGGTGGGCCGCAGGGAGATCGTGGACGCGCCCCAGGTGGGCGGCACCGGCGGCACCTACGGCGGCAACCCCCTCTCCTGCGCGTCGGCCCTGGCCGTCATCGAGGCCTTCGAGGAGGACAAGCTCCTGGAGCGCGGCCGCGCCCTGGGCGAGAAGCTCCAGGCCCGCTTCGCCTCCTGGATGCAGAAGTACGAGATCATCGGCGAGGAGCGCGGCCTCGGCCCCATGCGCGCCCTCGAACTGGTGACCGACCGCGAGACCAAGGCCCCGGCCACCACCCAGGCCAAGGCCCTGGTGAAGTACTGCGTGGACAGGGGCCTCCTGCTGCTCTCCTGCGGCACCCACGGCAACGTCATCCGCACGCTCATGCCGCTGGTGATCACCGACGAGCAGCTCGAACGCGGCCTTGCCATACTTGAGGAAGGTTTCAGCGAACTCGCCAAGGGCACGCTGTAA
- a CDS encoding ABC transporter substrate-binding protein: MSYASIGKRLLGLAAIGLLTAGLSGPAFAQKTIKIGNVEPLSGPSASVGVQGKQAREMAVEEINKNGGIKSLGGAKLELIYADSKSDPTVGVTETERLINTEKVQLMTGCWNSAVTYPATQVAERYGVPFVVPVAVRDTITERGFKYVFRIAAKDSWWVRDQFRFLKDMQDETGVKLKTMALVFENGDWGTGFAEKWRALAKKDGYELVLDEPYPSTASDLTPVVTKLKSANPDVVMLVSNAADAILITNTMAEMKVKPKVTVASGGGHADPKFLENAGKNALFMFDEVEWNTDVNKPGAKETNAAFKAKYGYDLTGESVDAYVAMYVIADALERAASTDPEKVRAALAATKLSTGPAMIASYDSIEFDESGQNKNAGIVIVQVAEVNGQLDRVTVWPKGARRAGYTPVFPANK; this comes from the coding sequence ATGAGCTACGCCTCCATCGGCAAACGGCTTCTCGGACTGGCCGCCATCGGCCTGCTGACCGCCGGCCTTTCCGGCCCGGCGTTCGCACAGAAAACCATCAAGATCGGCAACGTGGAGCCCCTCTCCGGCCCCTCGGCCTCCGTCGGCGTCCAGGGCAAGCAGGCCCGCGAGATGGCCGTGGAGGAGATCAACAAGAACGGCGGCATCAAGAGCCTGGGCGGCGCCAAGCTGGAGCTTATCTACGCCGACTCCAAGTCCGACCCGACCGTCGGCGTCACCGAGACCGAGCGCCTGATCAACACCGAGAAGGTGCAGCTCATGACCGGCTGCTGGAACTCCGCCGTCACCTACCCCGCCACCCAGGTGGCCGAGCGCTACGGCGTCCCCTTCGTGGTGCCCGTGGCCGTGCGCGACACCATCACCGAGCGCGGCTTCAAGTACGTGTTCCGCATCGCCGCCAAGGACTCCTGGTGGGTGCGCGACCAGTTCCGCTTCCTCAAGGACATGCAGGACGAGACCGGCGTGAAGCTCAAGACCATGGCCCTGGTCTTCGAGAACGGCGACTGGGGCACCGGCTTCGCCGAGAAGTGGCGCGCCCTGGCCAAGAAGGACGGCTACGAGCTGGTGCTCGACGAGCCCTACCCCTCCACCGCCTCCGACCTGACCCCCGTGGTCACCAAGCTCAAGAGCGCCAACCCCGACGTGGTGATGCTCGTCTCCAACGCGGCCGACGCCATCCTGATCACCAACACCATGGCCGAGATGAAGGTGAAGCCCAAGGTCACCGTGGCCAGCGGCGGCGGCCACGCCGACCCCAAGTTCCTTGAGAACGCCGGCAAGAACGCCCTGTTCATGTTCGATGAAGTCGAATGGAACACCGACGTGAACAAGCCCGGCGCCAAGGAAACCAACGCCGCCTTCAAGGCCAAGTACGGCTACGACCTGACCGGCGAGTCCGTTGACGCCTACGTGGCCATGTACGTGATCGCCGACGCCCTGGAGCGCGCCGCCTCCACCGATCCCGAGAAGGTCCGCGCCGCCCTGGCCGCCACCAAGCTGTCCACCGGCCCGGCCATGATCGCTTCCTACGACAGCATCGAGTTCGACGAATCCGGCCAGAACAAGAACGCGGGCATCGTCATCGTGCAGGTCGCCGAAGTGAACGGCCAGCTCGACCGCGTGACCGTATGGCCCAAGGGCGCCCGCCGCGCCGGGTACACGCCTGTCTTCCCGGCCAACAAATAA
- a CDS encoding branched-chain amino acid ABC transporter permease, protein MTAVIQAVINGTMMGAMYGLTALGLTLIFGVMKVVNFAHGSLLMVGMFTAYWLIKLTGIHPYLSLLVVPPLLFFFGYYMQNLLIKPVFKAEQQVREPLTVIIVTTGVWYVLDNLALMLFGAEYRTVKTSITGTSFSMGEFIVSIPKLSGFVVSVATAVGLWLFMVKTRTGKALQATSLDREAANLMGIDQYRIYNLAFGIGTAIAGIAGCVIMPFYYVYPSVGVVFDIRAFIIVVLGGLGSIHGAMLGGVIIGLIESVFSQFMPSTWTEAIIYAVFLVILFVKPSGFFGKKQDW, encoded by the coding sequence ATGACCGCGGTGATACAGGCGGTGATCAACGGCACCATGATGGGGGCCATGTACGGTCTGACGGCCCTGGGGCTCACCCTGATCTTCGGGGTGATGAAAGTGGTGAACTTCGCCCACGGGTCGCTCCTGATGGTGGGCATGTTCACGGCCTACTGGCTGATCAAGCTCACGGGCATCCACCCCTATCTCTCCCTGCTGGTGGTTCCGCCGCTGCTCTTCTTTTTCGGCTATTACATGCAGAACCTGCTCATCAAGCCTGTGTTCAAGGCCGAGCAGCAGGTGCGCGAACCGCTCACGGTCATCATCGTCACCACGGGCGTATGGTACGTGCTGGACAACCTGGCCCTGATGCTCTTCGGCGCGGAGTACCGCACCGTGAAGACATCCATCACCGGCACATCCTTCTCGATGGGCGAATTCATCGTCTCCATCCCCAAACTTTCTGGCTTCGTGGTCTCCGTGGCCACGGCCGTGGGCCTGTGGCTGTTCATGGTCAAGACGCGCACGGGCAAGGCCCTGCAGGCCACCAGCCTGGACCGCGAGGCCGCCAACCTCATGGGCATCGACCAGTACCGCATCTACAACCTGGCCTTCGGCATCGGCACGGCCATCGCGGGCATCGCGGGCTGCGTGATCATGCCCTTCTACTACGTCTACCCCTCGGTGGGCGTGGTCTTCGACATCAGGGCCTTCATCATCGTGGTCCTGGGCGGCCTGGGAAGCATCCACGGGGCCATGCTCGGCGGCGTGATCATCGGCCTGATCGAGTCGGTGTTCTCGCAGTTCATGCCCTCCACCTGGACCGAGGCGATCATCTACGCCGTGTTCCTGGTGATCCTCTTCGTCAAACCTTCCGGCTTCTTCGGGAAAAAACAGGACTGGTAG
- a CDS encoding branched-chain amino acid ABC transporter permease, translating to MSRKQLDMTLLGLGLAVSFALPLVIKSPTYLQILILLFFYAYLTTAWNLVGGFAGVLPMGHAVFVGIGAYTSTILSNQYGISPWIGMLAGGVLAALVGVLIGKPTFRMRGAYFALCTIAFAEGFRVMIENIDSIGPLKLNGPRGLLIPLKGDSFWNYQFMHKEPYYYIILVMLLLVLALTWFISRSRMGYYLAAGGEEPEAAQALGINVARYKLVAMAMSCFLTALAGTFYAQLMLYFYPKGLLGLDLSFEIAFIALIGGRGTIAGPVIGALALRPLNEFTRIYLGSQLPGLHLVIFGTILILVMLYQPKGLTAPLARIYDKFASRITRQGGAQ from the coding sequence GTGAGCCGGAAACAACTCGACATGACGCTGCTCGGACTGGGCTTGGCGGTGAGTTTCGCACTGCCCCTGGTCATCAAGAGCCCGACGTATCTGCAGATCCTCATTCTGCTCTTCTTCTACGCCTATCTGACCACGGCCTGGAACCTGGTGGGCGGCTTCGCGGGCGTGCTGCCCATGGGCCACGCCGTGTTCGTGGGCATCGGGGCCTACACCTCCACCATCCTGTCCAACCAGTACGGCATCTCGCCCTGGATCGGCATGCTGGCGGGCGGCGTGCTGGCGGCCCTGGTGGGCGTGCTCATCGGCAAGCCGACCTTCCGCATGCGCGGGGCCTACTTCGCGCTGTGCACCATCGCCTTCGCCGAAGGCTTCCGGGTGATGATCGAGAACATCGACTCCATCGGGCCCCTCAAGCTGAACGGCCCGCGCGGCCTGCTCATCCCGCTCAAGGGCGACTCCTTCTGGAACTACCAGTTCATGCACAAGGAGCCCTACTACTACATCATCCTGGTCATGCTCCTCTTGGTGCTGGCGCTGACCTGGTTCATCTCCCGCTCGCGCATGGGCTACTACCTGGCCGCCGGCGGCGAGGAGCCCGAGGCCGCCCAGGCCCTGGGCATCAACGTGGCGCGCTACAAGCTGGTGGCCATGGCCATGAGCTGCTTCCTCACGGCCCTGGCGGGCACCTTCTACGCCCAGCTGATGCTCTACTTCTACCCCAAGGGCCTCCTGGGGCTGGACCTCTCCTTCGAGATCGCCTTCATCGCCCTCATCGGCGGGCGCGGCACCATCGCCGGGCCGGTCATCGGCGCGCTGGCGCTGAGGCCCCTGAACGAGTTCACCCGCATCTACCTGGGCTCCCAGCTGCCGGGCCTGCACCTCGTCATCTTCGGCACGATCCTGATCCTGGTGATGCTCTACCAGCCCAAGGGCCTCACCGCCCCTCTGGCCAGAATCTACGACAAGTTCGCCTCCAGGATCACGAGGCAGGGAGGCGCGCAATGA
- a CDS encoding ABC transporter ATP-binding protein → MNILEIKDLTKHFGGLTAIHDLDLHIAKGEILGLIGPNGAGKSTLFNCVAGVFPPSVGDIRFKGESIAGKNPWDLCALGLARTFQIVKPFGSKTVLYNVMVGAFLRTGSTSKARDKALEVLETLQLDHRKDQLASNLTIADRKRLEIAKALATDPELLLLDEVMAGLRPTEVDDMIAIIKGLRDRGVTVFVIEHIMRAVMALSDRVVVIQFGEKIAEGKPEDVTKDENVIKAYLGSEYGAA, encoded by the coding sequence ATGAACATCCTGGAAATCAAGGACCTGACCAAGCACTTCGGCGGCCTCACCGCCATCCACGACCTGGACCTGCACATCGCCAAGGGCGAGATCCTGGGGCTCATCGGCCCCAACGGGGCGGGCAAGTCCACCCTGTTCAACTGCGTGGCCGGGGTGTTCCCCCCCTCGGTGGGCGACATCCGCTTCAAGGGCGAGTCCATCGCCGGGAAGAACCCCTGGGACCTGTGCGCCCTGGGCCTGGCCCGCACCTTCCAGATCGTGAAGCCCTTCGGCTCCAAGACGGTGCTCTACAACGTGATGGTGGGCGCGTTCCTGCGCACGGGCTCCACCTCCAAGGCCCGCGACAAGGCCCTGGAGGTGCTTGAAACGCTCCAGCTCGACCACCGCAAGGACCAACTGGCCAGCAACCTGACCATCGCCGACCGCAAGCGCTTGGAGATCGCCAAGGCCCTGGCCACCGACCCCGAGCTCCTGCTGCTCGACGAGGTCATGGCCGGGCTGCGCCCCACCGAGGTGGACGACATGATCGCCATCATCAAGGGCCTGCGCGACAGGGGCGTCACCGTGTTCGTCATCGAGCACATCATGCGCGCGGTCATGGCCCTTTCCGACCGGGTGGTGGTGATCCAGTTCGGCGAGAAGATCGCCGAGGGCAAGCCCGAGGACGTCACCAAGGACGAGAACGTGATCAAGGCCTACCTGGGGAGTGAATATGGCGCTGCTTAG
- a CDS encoding ABC transporter ATP-binding protein: MALLSVDNIDVFYGDVQVINGLSLTVNEGEVVSIIGGNGAGKSTLLKTISGLMPVRSGTITFKGQRIENQPPETIVESGLVHVPEGRRLFSLMSVADNLEIGAYIKRAFKVKDKTLRQVYELLPRLLERRDQMAMTLSGGEQQMVAIGRGLMALPGLLMLDEPSLGLAPILVKSIFDTLRKIADTGTTVLLVEQDVHHSLSLSDRGYVLEHGRVALEGPAAELIDNKHIKSAYLGM; encoded by the coding sequence ATGGCGCTGCTTAGCGTGGATAACATCGACGTCTTCTACGGCGACGTCCAGGTGATAAACGGGCTCTCCCTCACGGTGAACGAGGGCGAGGTGGTGTCCATCATCGGCGGCAACGGCGCGGGCAAGTCCACCCTGCTCAAGACCATCTCCGGGCTGATGCCCGTGCGTTCGGGCACCATCACCTTCAAGGGCCAGCGCATCGAGAACCAGCCCCCCGAGACCATCGTGGAGAGCGGCCTGGTGCATGTGCCCGAGGGCCGCAGGCTCTTCTCGCTCATGAGCGTGGCCGACAACCTGGAGATCGGGGCCTACATCAAGCGCGCCTTCAAGGTGAAGGACAAGACCCTGCGCCAGGTCTACGAACTGCTGCCCAGACTCCTGGAGCGCCGCGACCAGATGGCCATGACCCTCTCCGGCGGCGAGCAGCAGATGGTGGCCATCGGGCGCGGGCTCATGGCCCTGCCCGGCCTGCTCATGCTGGACGAGCCCTCGCTGGGCCTTGCGCCCATCCTGGTCAAGTCCATCTTCGATACCCTGCGCAAGATCGCCGACACCGGCACCACGGTGCTCCTGGTGGAGCAGGACGTGCACCACTCGCTCAGCCTCTCCGACCGGGGCTACGTGCTGGAGCACGGCCGCGTGGCCCTGGAGGGCCCGGCCGCCGAGCTGATCGACAACAAGCACATCAAATCCGCCTACCTGGGCATGTAG
- a CDS encoding aldehyde ferredoxin oxidoreductase family protein: MHGFHGKILVVDATSRSFSIESVPDEVYEAYLGGKGLATWLLLTRNPAGADPLGSENRLIFAAGPFCGGAAWGASRYGVFTKSPQTGFYAESYSGGRAPEAVDSAGFDAVVIEGAADAPLALTIHPGGCEFHDASELWGKDIYATEDEALARYALNKEGYGRPGAVVIGPAGENLVSFAMIANDYWRCAGRAGVGAVMGSKKIKAIVFQGDAKRVPADTKGLRAYAAAFAKAGMQSPGVKAYKAQGTTMMVALMNTAGAFPAKYWSQGTCEHWPNLSGERFHKEHQVEPHACLKCFMACGRMATLKTGRHAGLTLEGPEYETIYAFGGLCMITDMTEVVYLNDLCDRLGMDTITAGNLCALVMEAVERGRLDMDVRYGDADACARLIEDIAARRGAGAVLAKGIIHAAREWGLEDLAIHVKGMEPPGYDPRVLKGMGLAYATSDRGACHLRTTFYKPELAGFIPADAIENKAEMLIDYEDRLTIFDTLILCRFFRDLYTWEELEKAVHLVTGLDASKPALRRRAAAVSDMTRAFNLREGLTPEHDRLPARLHREALPDGRKLTKDELDYMLADYYRLRGWTEDGRPKGPVPGAAAAS, from the coding sequence ATGCACGGCTTCCACGGCAAAATCCTGGTGGTTGACGCCACTTCGCGCAGCTTCAGCATCGAGAGCGTCCCCGATGAAGTGTACGAGGCCTACCTGGGCGGCAAGGGCCTGGCCACCTGGCTCCTGCTCACCCGCAACCCGGCCGGGGCCGACCCCCTGGGCTCGGAGAACAGGCTCATCTTCGCGGCGGGGCCCTTCTGCGGCGGCGCGGCCTGGGGCGCCAGCCGCTACGGGGTGTTCACCAAGTCGCCCCAGACGGGCTTCTACGCCGAGTCCTACTCCGGAGGCAGGGCGCCCGAGGCCGTGGACTCCGCCGGGTTCGACGCCGTCGTCATCGAGGGCGCGGCGGACGCGCCCCTGGCCCTGACCATCCACCCCGGCGGCTGCGAGTTCCACGACGCCTCGGAGCTCTGGGGCAAGGACATCTACGCCACCGAGGACGAGGCCCTGGCCCGCTACGCCCTGAACAAGGAGGGCTACGGCAGGCCCGGCGCGGTGGTCATCGGCCCGGCGGGCGAGAACCTGGTCAGCTTCGCCATGATCGCCAACGACTACTGGCGCTGCGCCGGCAGGGCCGGCGTGGGCGCGGTCATGGGGTCGAAAAAGATCAAGGCCATCGTGTTCCAGGGCGACGCCAAGCGCGTCCCGGCGGACACCAAGGGCCTGCGCGCCTACGCGGCGGCCTTCGCCAAGGCCGGGATGCAGTCGCCCGGCGTGAAGGCCTACAAGGCCCAGGGCACCACCATGATGGTGGCCCTGATGAACACCGCCGGGGCCTTCCCGGCCAAGTACTGGTCCCAGGGAACCTGCGAGCACTGGCCCAACCTCTCGGGCGAGCGCTTCCACAAGGAGCACCAGGTGGAGCCCCACGCCTGCCTGAAGTGCTTCATGGCCTGCGGGCGCATGGCCACCCTGAAGACCGGCCGCCACGCCGGGCTGACCCTGGAAGGCCCCGAATACGAGACCATCTACGCCTTCGGCGGCCTGTGCATGATCACGGACATGACCGAGGTGGTCTACCTGAACGACCTCTGCGACCGCCTGGGCATGGACACCATCACCGCGGGCAACCTCTGCGCCCTGGTGATGGAGGCCGTGGAGCGGGGCCGCCTGGACATGGACGTGCGCTACGGCGACGCCGACGCCTGCGCCCGCCTCATCGAGGACATCGCCGCGCGCCGGGGCGCCGGGGCCGTGCTGGCCAAGGGAATCATCCACGCCGCGCGCGAGTGGGGCCTGGAGGATCTGGCCATCCACGTCAAGGGCATGGAGCCCCCCGGCTACGACCCGCGCGTGCTCAAGGGCATGGGCCTGGCCTACGCCACCTCGGACCGGGGCGCGTGCCACCTGCGCACCACCTTCTACAAGCCCGAGCTGGCTGGCTTCATCCCGGCGGACGCCATCGAGAACAAGGCCGAGATGCTCATCGACTACGAGGACAGGCTGACCATCTTCGACACCCTGATCCTTTGCCGCTTCTTCCGCGACCTCTACACCTGGGAGGAGCTGGAGAAGGCCGTGCACCTGGTCACCGGGCTGGACGCCTCCAAGCCGGCCCTGCGCCGCCGCGCGGCCGCCGTGTCCGACATGACGCGCGCCTTCAACCTGCGCGAGGGCCTGACCCCGGAGCACGACCGGCTGCCCGCCAGGCTGCACCGCGAGGCCCTGCCCGACGGCAGGAAGCTGACCAAGGACGAGTTGGACTACATGCTCGCCGACTACTACCGGCTGCGCGGCTGGACAGAGGACGGCAGGCCCAAGGGCCCGGTCCCCGGCGCCGCGGCGGCAAGTTAA